gttactaacttgacttcttccctggagttcttgtgctttctcatccgcaggaaaccccaTGGACCAGGCTCTGGCCCGTGATCATGGGGACATCCTTCTCTAACTgttactgctgtttgttgttgctagtcatgtatctattggtgttgttgttgttgtgcttctctgtggtttattttgactcaatcccacacacaccgttCTGCTGCAAGAAATACTAACTAGAACACTGAATGTGGACTCATCCACTGCTGAGAATAGTCATcaatgtttgctaaaaaatacagtggacagctatttTGGGAAATGGCAAAGCCTTTATATAAAAATGAGTAGATATAtctgtgttgtgttggtgtTTAAACGCAAAAAGACAAGAAAGGCACTTAAGAAAAATGAGCTGTGCGGCTCATAGAGAAGAGACTCTGTCAGGACCATGGAGCATAAAGGAACCAAAAGGTTTTTAAAGCTATCTTtcttatcaatattttatttcttctatcATTTCACCAAGTTAGTTACAATAATATGggcatcattttaaaattcattcacatttttttttttacatctgctGGGTATCATATTTGCAGTCAGaatgtttatataaaattaaaggtGATAATGTCTTCATAAAACAAGGGAATATGCAGCTTTCGCTCCAGTAAAAATACCATTTTCTTGAATTTTACACAGACTTCCTTTTACCTCTATGCTAATAGCAACTTCACACATATTTTCCCACATCTAGTTTTTGTAATGAGATCAAATTATTCTCcattagtaaaaaaaattacTGTATAGAAATGTTTACAGTGGGTAACCCAGAATACTGGCACAGTAAATCAAAACATAAATCCAATGTACTGAGACAAACAGATGTGGAGATTTAACCAATTGTCATTTTCACAGGCAGAACTGTAAACTGTCTGGTCTCTGCTGACCACTAGTGGATCAAATGAAAATCACAGAAGTCATTATTCAGAGAGAATGGCTAATTcaaagtgtctgtgtgtaaacaagaaacaaaatcaGACACATTGTGTGTcaatcatttatatatttttacattgttccttaaatatatcaataaaaagaTCCCACCCTTTAAACATTCATGAACCTGAGCCCTTCAACTGTCAAACATGAATCCACAAAAGATTAAGAATAATTGATAGAGatcaaagcaaataaaaatcCCACAGTCTGTCCTGGTGTGATTCCACTGGGTGAACAGGTCTGAGAGGAACAACCCTGAGTAGGAGCAGAGGGGGGAAATGTCAGGGTGCCATAAAAGCTGTTTAGATTCAGCATTGCAGCAGAGAGAGCCTTCACATGCTCAGCTGGGATTTCTGATGCAGCACTGGGAGGTTTGGCTGATTTGGTTGGACTGAGGACTGCTGATGTTGACAGTGGCAGAGTAAGTCGTGAAGATGTGTCCAAGCTCCATCAACCCTGACCTGTGACAACACTTGCATGATTTAAATAAATCCAGGGAAGAGGTACTGCAGGAGGAGGACAATTCCCACCACCATGAGGCCACAGAAGAACAGCACCAGCCAGATAGGAAAGGATCCTTgagagaatgaaaacaaaaggagGTTAAGGTGAGAGGTCTGAGGTTATAATGTGCAGTCTTAGTGTGTTCATTTGATAATGATGCAGAACTTACTTCGGTTGGGGACAGTGTGTACTTGACAGCGACTGTCCACAGCTACACTCAACATGGCCGTTTCATTGTTCCCTTTGATATTTCTGCCTTTCAGCGAGTCGGGCAGGAAGGCCAGGTCTGTCACAACAATGCCATGGGACTCCTGTACATAATACaacttctacacacacacacatagcaagACCAGGTTATCATCACATAACATGGCAGGTGTGTTGATTAATGTGTGTCCATTCTGTATTTACCTGTAGAGAGAAAGCAATGTAGATGGCTACTGATCCTGTCACAGTTCCAAGGCCCAGAAATGTTCCCGAGTCACTGTCAGAGAGAAGGTTCAAGTTAACATCTCTGCTGCACGAAATAATATGGTTTATCCTAAAACGTACAAAACTAAAAGACCAAGTGCTTTTAAGAGAACAGTGTATATGTGACCAAGTATAGAGCATAGAACCACAATGCTTTCTGAGTAGTAACTGAATTGTGTTTCCACAACACACTTcttgaatactggaccaggattggctccaaactagttgtaatGTCACAAGTCATGCCCTCCTCTTTAACTCAGACTtccagtgagcacagagaaactttccactctTAGCAGATGAACATGACAACAGCcatctagtgtcaaactctgcacatacagtacatcactcTGTATATTGAAGCTCAAACACCCAACTGAAtgaacaagaagagaaacatatttttgagtggaaggggactttagATTTTTGCACGGTGGTTCTGGTAAGACTCCATTGTTCCCCCTATATTCATTCTACAGCGGCATACCGCCACTGCAACATTATGAGcactgctgctaaaatttcactcgatcattaatatcaatgggctaccattgattttcactcacacactgtgcaAGCATGATAACACCTTAAGTTGCCACGgcattgttttgagtcatcctccctctcctcattctatgtgaaaggtactgttatGAGTAGCATAGCTGCTTAAAGAGGACTTATTGTGCTCATATCAGCTCTAAATTCATTtctccactagagtagctttgcatgactcacagttcaaaaactccttatttatcttttagtGGCCCTTTGTGCAGCTCCTCAgtatacacagtttctctttaaaggccgttttagctcctgtctctttaaggcccccctcccgatgagcccactctcttctgattggccagctttataTATCAaagttgtgtaactttaccgCCAGTGCAAACCCAACATGTcttgctttactgcttcaaattgaaagcttttaaatgactaaataacaggagacttttattgtgaagaatttacaggaagtgaaacgtGTTCCTCGCTAAAggagcagagctttgttagcagcgCTAAAAACCACAGTGAGGATTAGTACAAGtacaaacagccacagtgatgatttGTGACAGTGAATacgagcagagcagaggaaaaggttagtaagttgtcagtgtggcagtaaatgtacagtacagactacatgctgcagcttctcaagaccaagaaaataGTCATTTATTGTTTGCCCAACTGATGGAacagtgaagggggttagccccaaagttagcgacaatgggttagcctaacctgaccagactcacttaaggtggactgacctttaaggtggaacagctattctcattttagtgtcaatctcagccgctcctACTATaaacagagaatggagaaattATTAGATATTCACGACAGGTCCTTCCCTGATTAGTCACACCCCTTTCACGTGACAATTCCACCTCATCGTCAGTCCAAGCAAAGAAATCTCTGGTCTTACTCTTTGCTATCGCTGTTCTTCCTCTGTAGTATAAGAAACCAACCACAGAGTAGACAATCTGCCTCCTGTTTACATCGGCACACACATGCCCAGTGTATGTGAATGGTCATGTGATATGCCTTTTTGGGCGTGTTAGTATGGACGGAGATTATTTCTGAAAAGGTTCTTAAACACGCGTATGGACAGAGATCATATTCgttttaaaacactgttttaaaatgaacatgtatTAGTGTGGACCTAGTCTAAGGTGAGTCTCCTagcatttattttcacatattattatataaaccTGAAGCCTACCTCACAGCCAAGCTGGAGATGACCTCAGCTCCACAGGGAGCTGTCAGCATGGGTAGGAAGCTCTTGCCGTCCCACTTGGTGAGGTAACAAGGAGGAGGTTTTCTGTCTCGTTTATGGGGAATCTGGACTGTGTAAAGCCTCAGGGCGTCTTTTTGGTCCTCTACCTTTCCAAAcctgaaatacatgaaaatacgATCACGTGCAGTCACTGTCACATCATTCAGATGGATATGGTGAGGTGAACAGCTGGGATGCTCTTTCATAgaagaatgttttctttttacctgCAAGCCATATATCGATAAGTCTTCTCAGCTATCTGAGGCATGGTTTCATTCCATTTAAGACCCATAGCCAGCTGGTTGCCACTCCATACACTGCAGGCAAAGTCCCGGCCAACAGTCACAAGATGCTGCAAGGGAGTGAAACACAATATATTGACCATTACTAAAAAATCGATATACCTGACATTATTAATAGCCTACATTAAGTATTCAGAGCAAGAGGAGTCAATGTGTAACCTTGTTCCCTGGACTCATATCCAAGTCTTCAATCTCCCCTTCATGCACTTTGAAGTCAAACTTCTTCTTCAGGGACGGAAACTGGAGAAAAGTCAAGAACATATAATCAAGGTCAAGACATCAGTGTATACGTCCAGAAACCAGTATGTCATATATACCAGCTTATTAAGGTAAACAACTAAATTCTGTGGCAgcttttcaaaaaaacatttgagttaTCAAATACGTCATTTGAGGGactttaaagaagaaaatacagagTCAGGGTTTTTCCTGCATAGAGGAATTTTTTGGCACCCCCCAGAGAGGTTTTAGCAGTGCCAAAGGAAAATCACCAGCgccaaaatgacaatgaaatgagaataaaaatagCAATTCAAATCCTCtccattgtgtttttattagacTGCATGAATTCAGCCCAATTTTGACACAATTTTGTCGTCACCAACAAATTTCCAGCATCCGGCCCAATTATGAACATCGTGGGACAACAAACAGGTAAGTAGTGTGACATAATCAACAAACAGTGATGTGGCGCCTGGGACGCCCCATGACACAAAACATAAGGAAAAGCGAAAACGAAAAGTCTAGCATGTCagaattttttgtattttcatctaGTTTGACATCTCCTACGATGTGTTCCTTATGGCTTTATGTTATGTTCTTGACATGTTAACACATTCGTTATCTCAAGTTGTTTTTGAAGGATATACAGCCTATACTGTTCTCTTTGTGACACCCAGGAACAAGTCCACAATcgtttttcctttcttttcttttccttttcgGAACATGACAGCCAGCATCACACATAGTGCTTCTGTAGCCGTGATTGACAATTTCTTGACCCTCATCCATGACAACCTATGAGCTTATGCAAGGTTGTGAATAATGATTGGTTGGGGTCATACTTGTAGTGTTGCCAGTCTCCCGACCAAGACACTGCAAGAATTTATTACACTATGATTGCCAATGGGAGAGAGGGCTTCCTGTGATTTCtcataaaatttgattttatgagaaatcacaaaattacaaaaacactaaGTTACAACCACAGCGTACTTTTTGCGgcatgtcctgcctcctgcaccCCTCTCCTAAACCAAATAGAGTATTTCTAGTAGGTTAGAACGCATCTGATAAACTCTGctgtgtgctacatgtgtgaaaggacAACTCCAGAAATGTCCAGACCTGATTCTCCGGACATTGTCTGGAGTTCATATGTGAAAGGGGCAGAGACAGCTATCCTTTATTCTGGATTACCAGTCACTGTAGAgttacaatacaatactataaCCCCCACCTCAATGCTTGTCATCCCATCAGGCGCGCATGAATGAAATTCAGCTTGTTTACAATTTATAAATATCATGAGTAACGTTACGCtacaaatgtatataaatgtatatatctTTTATTCCAGAACTTGAGTGATATGTCAAATTTTTCTTAATGGCCACCGTCAGCTTATCAATCGGAGATTGTCAATGTATTTGTGGTTGGGTTAAGAGAGTGATTAGCAGTACAGCTAGCTAGATACTTCTGTCAATACTATTCTGTCAGGTTTCCTACAAGGTAGTTAAAGTAATGTTAGCCTACTTCAAGTCCTTGAATTGagtgaaaaaaatcaagtaCTGGAATACCTGGAAAATCAACCATTTTGTGTTGGTTCTTTAAAAAGTtcttgaaaattaaaaatgtatttttttctttgttttaattattattctcaatttgaatacatttcagtattttttgcTTCGTTTTGTTTTCAGCTTGATCATGAAGAGAGCAGGCACAATTGCAGCCTATTCTcaaaagagaatgagagaggaagatgagggagAAAGGTGAATGTTTATTAGAATAGCCAACCATTGGCTATATTTCTAAATAAAGCATGTAAAAGATAAGTGCTTCAGTGGTTCCTACAGGCCtaatcttttctctctctcatgacATTGAAGTAGGCCAGGAGGGTCAGGAGAGGCACTGGTAGAGGCCAAAAAAGGGATAGTGATAGAGTAAGAAGTTGAGCTAGGAGAAGCAGCTGGACAACAGGCACGAAGGTGAGCACCAGATCTGAGACTAAAAGGTTGAAAACTGAATGGAATTACATGAACTAACATtgtattcttttgttttattttttaggaAGTCAAAGGAAAAGAGCAGCTATCATAGGGCCAGTGGGTTCGACCCAGAGTGGGTTCAAACCCATTACTGGTTGCACCACACAGACTTGGGCATGACCTGTGCAATGTGGACAAAGCACATCAACACGGCTGTTGTATGGGTAAGGCAGCCCCGCAAGACTTATAGGCTGGATTCTCGGCATCAGCCACAGGAACTCAGCAGTCCACAGGCAGGAAGtagcaaaagaaaaaaggctTAGAGAAGGTAATAAGTAATTACAGAGAAACATTAAGTATAACAACTGAATATGATGTCTGAAacaaataatgttattttatctAGGAAGAACACTGGAGAAAGCCATGGCTCCCCAGATGGACACAGGGCATTAAGCACTGGAGGGTTGTTTTAAGATCATGTACGAGTGCTTAAAACAAAAGTGGCCTCACCACACCAGAGGAAGCCAGAGGAAGCTCTCCATGGCAGGGTTTTCATCATTTGCCATTGATGAAGTATCTGTGATGATCGGTGCATTTCCAAAAGTTCAGAATTATTTGGTTTAACACCAgttttaacataatttacttCTAAATTTGTATTCAAATGGGTATCCCATTTCCAGGCAAAAAGGAAGTGGCTCACAGATATGTTCCGGGGCTTGATCATGGTCCACTACATGTACCACCGACTCAACCTGGCCATGTCAGCCTGCATCAGTCAGACAAAAAGGGTACCCTCCCTGGCACAGTACGCAAGGACATTGAGAACCATCTTCTGGTTTTACCAGGGACCCAGCAACAGTACTGACAGCCTCCAGGAGATGGAAAATGTCTTCGACCTCCCACAATTAAAACTGCAGGTTCGATGAACTGCCATAATGACtgatacatattttttattatcattattacattatatatcTGAGCGACTTTGTATGCAAAGTGTTACCTTTGCTTTTCAGGGAGGCAATCAGACAAGGTGGGAGAGCAGCAAGGAGGCAACAGATGTGTTCTGTTGTCAGAACTGTCCCTGCAGGCCAGGAAGGAGGCCACAGCTCAGGGGCTCTTCAACTTTGCCAAAAATGAGTTCTTCCCCACAGCCCTGTGTCTGATGCAGATAAGAGAGTGACTTTTCTTCATAGCATTTTCACTTTCTATTTCTAGACTGCTATTGCTATTGACTGCTATTGCTTTTCTACTCTTAACTGTCTTTACATTTAAGATGGTGCATGAGAAGCTGCACAGGCAGTTCCAAATATTCCAAAGAAAAAGTGGATCGGGAGGTATGTAGTTGTCCACTGTAGTTGTCAACAATAAAAGTCTAAAATAGTTACGCTACTGCTGCAGGTGCAGCCTGTTGAGTTCTCATTACATTACTAATGTAACAAAACTCATACAATCCCtgcgaaatgactcgtttcactgtcagaatttgatccattcaatctgataacatttggaaagtctagaagagccgcacaattATCGCCGTTtcagttagcagagagctaaccagaAGTTTGCTGTCTTGTCCGGTGGAAGTCCATGGTGCTGATTACCGTAATAACTGGTTATGCAGTAACAAAAAGTTAACAGAGCAAACcgaagcagatcagaaaacaaggaggcttcgtactaaaatatgagcaaatatactcatcaaacagagggaattacaAATAAAGTCCTCTCTCTAATAGAgaagtgtttttcatttatttatttttgtttaattaatttatgtgATGCTAATTTATGCTAATAAAGTTAACCTACCTTCATAGTGTTCTTTAGTGTTTTTGATATTCCAAATTGTAGTTGTTTCTAGGTTGTTCAAATGGAAACACCCACTCAGCCATTAACAAAAAGCAAGAGTTTTGGGACGAATAACACCTGTGAGTCACACCGGATTCTGCTCTTATCTGGAGCCGTTTACTGGAaggaggagagctcagagtttattttttaactgctgtgaaccaatcagaaaataacatatttctgtcattcacaagctttctctctctcagagaaaacTTTCCAGGCTATCTCTCTGtcactcaccctctctctctctcttttttaagtGACTCAGGAAACccacaacaaagcctaacttttaacattattaaacaaacagagacgtcgtcccctcctctctctcatggcagggttgtacagctctgatcatgacTGCAGCCTAGAAGCCCCGCCCCGCCGCTGCAGAGCAGCTGATCGcttgtttattcagtttatgtttattaatattaatcatGCCGCATGTTCAAATTTCACCAAATTTGAGATGGCACTCCCTTTGTTCTCCAGCCatacacccgccaagtgtggAGTTGATGGGATGAACGGTTAAAGAGATACATGAAGGACAttcagacagagattccttcctttagtagatagatTGTCCTCGCCTCCAAAATGAATCAAACTAAAGCAGTAAAGCACTCACACATGGCTGTTGTGGACATACTGTACTGAAAAGAACAACTAGACGGTGTTTACCTCCCAGACTCTGATGTATCCATCTGTGCCTCCTGTCAGCAGAAGGCTCAAGTCAGGACTGAACCTGACCACCTTCTGGAGCGGGTCCTGAGGGTTCAGGTCTGACTGCACTTCAGCCAAACCAGTCACAGAGATGTGAGCTGTCTCATCTTTCATATCTGACATATCTCCAGATGCTGCGGCTCCATCCTGTCCACCTTTGTCTCCTTTCCCAGCTCGTCGCCTGGCATTACCCTGCTGCATGCTGTTCCCTGCGGCAGAGATGACACTCATTGTTACTCAATAACAAGTGAGAAACACACAGGGTGAACTCCGACACAAGTTTAatgcatatgtacagtatatgaatgtAGGGGAAAGTCCCCTAATGTTTCGAATGCAGACGGTACAGATCCTCAGACAGACAggaccagctctttcttcaacccccccaggaatgctggccaacaaaacatcagtgaaATGAAGAACATCCTGTAAACAGCAACGATCGAGATATGAAGATCCCTGCTAAACCACCACCGACCCATTCCACCTTTGACCCTGAGAGCCAGCAACATGGAAAGACCAATTCACAACCCAGTGTGAGCTGTTAGCAAAAGCTGTTAGCTTATTGCccttttttggcttttatttttatcttgttgttttttgccATGCTGTTTGAATGCTTGCTCTTCgcta
The sequence above is drawn from the Thunnus maccoyii chromosome 10, fThuMac1.1, whole genome shotgun sequence genome and encodes:
- the preb gene encoding prolactin regulatory element-binding protein, with amino-acid sequence MGKQRVPDLYRAPFPLYSIKVDPKTGLVITAGGGGASKTGIKNAVHFLDLQLVGEHQYSASLLHSHDTDTRATMNLAVGNGVIAAGQDGTCCLMRFKHCTQKEGGKAAAKDGNSMQQGNARRRAGKGDKGGQDGAAASGDMSDMKDETAHISVTGLAEVQSDLNPQDPLQKVVRFSPDLSLLLTGGTDGYIRVWEFPSLKKKFDFKVHEGEIEDLDMSPGNKHLVTVGRDFACSVWSGNQLAMGLKWNETMPQIAEKTYRYMACRFGKVEDQKDALRLYTVQIPHKRDRKPPPCYLTKWDGKSFLPMLTAPCGAEVISSLAVSDSGTFLGLGTVTGSVAIYIAFSLQKLYYVQESHGIVVTDLAFLPDSLKGRNIKGNNETAMLSVAVDSRCQVHTVPNRRSFPIWLVLFFCGLMVVGIVLLLQYLFPGFI